Part of the Arthrobacter globiformis genome is shown below.
CCCAGGAAAGGAACGAACGCGCATGCCAGTCTCAAGAATCACTCTTGCCCGGCCCGGCGTCTTTCCCCTGAGCCGGTCTGGCCCCCGCGGGCCATCCGGCCACGTCTTGGCCAGGCCCTGATGCCAGCCAACCTGCCCCTCGCGGACGAACTGGCTGCCCTTACCGTCCGGATCGCCGACCTGTTGCTGACCCATGAGACCGTCGACGAAGCAGTTTCGGCGCTGGCCCAGGCCCTCAAGGAAAGCGTTCCCGGCGCCTTGGGGGCAGGCGCCAGCCTGATGGATACGCGCGGCCGGCGCACCAGCACCGCCGCCACCGATCCCACCATCCTGCAGGCAGACCAGCTCCAATACGACCTCAGGCAGGGACCGTGCCTGACTGCGTGGGCCCAGCAGGCGACCGTGAAGATGACGGACAGCCGCACCGACCACCGCTGGCCCGCCTGGACGCGGGCCATCACCGACCTGCCGCTACGCTCGGTGATCAGCACGCCGCTGTCCACTCCCCACGGCGCCATCGGTGCGCTGAAGGTTTACTCCTCCATTCCCGACGGCTTCGATTCCAAGGCCATCCGCTTGATCGAACTGCTGGCACGCCCTGCCGCCCTGATGCTTGCGAACGCCCAGGCGCGCGATGCTGCAGAGCGCCTCAGCGACGGGCTCATCGGAGCGCTTGGCGCCCGCGACGCCATCGGAACGGCAACCGGGATCATCATGGAGCGCCTCCACGTCAGCCACGACCAGGCGCTCGCCACCCTTATCAGTGCCTGCCGCCGGCGCGAGGTACCGCTGCACGAGCTCTCCCGGGACATCATCGACGGCGGCGAGCTGTAACTGGCCGTCATAAAACCGCCACCACAGACGCCGCAACCGCCTGCACATAAGGGACGGCCGACGTCGGCCATTCCCTTATCCCGCACCTCCGGGGCTGACTCAATCCGGCAGGCCTACAGCAATCGCCTCCCCCGCGCAACTTTGGCGCGCGGGGCAGTTCCAAGGAAAATAGCGAGTCAGCACACAATGCACCGCCACGTTAACTTCAGGAGACACAGAACCCATGACTAACACCATTGCCCCGAGTGCCGGCCTGATCGCCGCCCCGAACGCAGCCATGGCCGCTTTGGACGAGATGGACCTTACGCCGCAGGGGCTGTCTGACGCGCCGGCAAATGAGCTGGATGCAGACACCCTCGTACACCCCGGCGCCAGCTAGGCTGCCCCAGCTTCAGTCGAGCAGCGGACGTCAGGTTCCGCAGAAGGTCCGGTAGGGACCAAAGGTTTCCGGCGCGGCCTCCGCATAACGTTCGACGCCGGGACGCTCGTGGTAGGGGTCTGTCACCGCTTCGAGCAGCCGCCGGAGCGGCCCGACGTCACCGTCGGTCGCAGCGTCGAGTGCTTCCTCTACGAGGTGGTTGCGGGGCACATACACCGGATTGACCCGGTCCATCTTGTCGGCGTCCGGCTGCAGGGCCCGCCAGCGTTCGGCCCAGGCAGGGAAAGCGTCCGGCTCAGGGAACAGGGTGCGGATCGGCTCGCCCTGGCCGCGGGCTGCGGTTCCAAGACGCCGGAAGAACGATGTGTAGTCGACGCGCCCCTCCTGCAGCAGCCCGAGCAGTTCGTCAATCAGGGGCGAAGCCACGTCGTCAGCGATGTTGCTGTCCAGTCCGAGCTTCGCCTTCATGCCGGCCAGCCAGGCTGCGCTGTACTGCCCGCGGAAGGCCCCCAGCGACTCCTGTGCCAGCGCGACCGCCCGCTCCTCGTCGTCGTCGAACAGCGGAAGGAGCGCCTCCGCCAGGCGGGTCAGATTCCACTCCGCCACCACCGGCTGATTCGCGTAGGCGTAGCGTCCGTTCTCGTCGATCGAACTGTAGACGGTGGCGGGGTCGAACGCGTCCATGAAGGCGCACGGACCGTAGTCAATGGTCTCCCCCGAGATAGCCATGTTGTCCGTGTTCATCACGCCGTGAATGAAGCCCACCAGCATCCACTTAGCCACCAGCGAAGCCTGCGCAGAGATCACTGCCGCGAACAGGGCAAGATACGGATTGTCCGCCTCCGCGGCATCGGGATAGTGCCGGACGATCGCATGGTCGGCAAGGCGGCGCAGGAGTCCGATGTCACCGGCGACCCGGGCATACTGGAAACTGCCTACGCGCAGATGACTGCTCGCGATGCGCGTAAGTACCGCTCCGGGCAGCGCTGTTTCCCGCTGGACGGAACGCGCAGTGGCCACCACGGCGAGGGACCGGGTAGTGGGAATGCCCAGGGCGTGCATCGCCTCACTGACGACATATTCACGCAGCATCGGCCCCACGACCGCGAAGCCGTCGCCACCCCGTGCGAAGGGTGTGCGGCCGGAGCCTTTCAGGTGAATGTCGCGGAGGCGGCCGCCGACGTCGGCTATCTCACCGAGCAGCAGCGCACGACCGTCACCCAGCCTCGGGGCAAACCAGCCAAACTGGTGGCCGGAGTATGCCTGCGCAACTGGAGTGGCGCCGTCGGGCACCTCATTGCCGATCAGCAGAGGAAGACCCTCCGGGCCCCGCAGGAAGTCCGGGTCAATGCCCAACTCGGCGGCCAGCGGCTCGTTCAGCACGAGCAGCCGGGGGTCGGGGACCTCCTCCGCCTTCCAGGGAATGGCCATTTCGGCAAGTTCGGTGGCGAAGCGACTTTCAAGGGTGACTGTTGATGCGGCTGCGGCGCTCATCTTTCAAGGATAAAGCTATGCCGAAAAGACGTCACCGTTGTGCATGCCGGACTCCTTGCGGACAGCTTATTCATCAAAATACGTGGACAGAGCAGAATCGCCACCCACCGAGGCAGCAACTGACGCCGCGACGTCACGGAGTTTCAGGTTCCTCAAGCTGGAGGCAGTCTTCAGGACCCGCAGGGCAGCCTCCTGGCTGCACCTGTTCTGCGCCATGATGATTCCGGTGGCGATGTCGATTGAAGTGCGCGACTGCATTGCGGCGGCCAGGTCGTTCCGCGCCTCGGTCAGCCGAGCCATCCGCAGGGCAAGCCGGAGGCTTTTGGATGCCTGTGCCGCGAATTCCTCCGCGCCACTGATGTCTTCGCCGGTGAACCCATGGGGCCGCGGCGAAAAGAGATTGAGCGCCGCGCGGGTTTCGGCCTCCAGTCCCAGCGGCACCGCGAGGATCGAGCCCACGCCGCGCCCAGCGACGGCCGACATATATGCCGGCCAACGGGGCTCAGACGCCACGTCCGGGACATGAACGATGCACATCTCGGCCATGGCGGCCAGGCAGGGACCTTCGCCAAACTCCAGCTGGACTTCATCCAGCATTCTGGCCTGGGCATCGCTACTGGCTACCGTGGCCGCTTTCTTCCTCCGCAGCACCGTGAAGGCGCACCGCACCTTTATGTGGGGAGCGGAGAAGAATGCCCCGGAATATTCAGCCAGCTCCTGGAGGAACTCGCCAACGTCAACGCTCTCCAGCACCAGTTCCTGGAGCCGTCCTGCGACGTCCTCACGGTCCCACGCCCGGGCTTCAACGCCCATAACAGCCTCGTTTCAACAGGCGGCGCCGCCCGGCATAGAAACCGAAACCGCCGCTTCCAAGAAGGACGGCACTTCCCAACATTTACTGCCAGATTACCTCTCCTAGAGACGTCCAAAGCGCTGCGGGGAGGACAAATCGTCAGGCCGCAATTCGCGCCATTACTTGCCCGCCAGCCATCAGAAACGCCGGGTCGGTGCCCTCCTGCGGCCTGCCAGCGTCTCTGCGACACCGATCAGGGCGACAGCGGCGATGACGGCAACGATGAACCCGAGGAAGTTCAGTTCGAAGATGTCGCCGGTGCCGAGGAGGCTGGCCACAACTCCACCAATGACGGACCCGGCTAGGCCCAGGAGCAGCGTGGCGACGATTCCCAAGTTCTGCCGCCCGGGCTTGATGAGGCGGGCAAGGGCTCCGATAACGAGCCCGGCGATGATGAATCCAATCATGATCAACAGCCTTTCTGCTGGCATCCAACAATTTTCAATTGATGTAGGAAGTGTACTTACTATTAGATGGTAACCATGCTTACTATTGCTGAGTGCTGGTTCATCAGCAGCAGCTAACCCTCAAAGGAAAGAGAGCAATGATGACCGAGAACCCATACGGCACCGGACCGGGCACGACAGGATTGGGCACCACCGGCGCCGACATCACCGGAGCAGGCAGCACTGACGCAGACATCACCGGCGTCGGCACCCCGGGCTACACGGGCACCACCGGTTACCAGGACGAGCCCTCCTCGAAGAAGGACGTGGCGAAGGACGAGGCCGCGAATGTTGCGGGCCAGGCTGCCGGCGCTGCCCAGAACGTGGCCGGGACGGCCGCGTCCGAGGCCAAGAACGTCGCCTACGAGGCGAAGAACAGCGCCAAGGATCTGCTGCATCAGGCAAAATCGGATCTCACCAGCCAGGCCGGCACGCAGCAGACCAAGGCCGCCGAAGGCATCCGCACCATCTCCTCGCAGCTGCGCACCATGGCCGACGCGCCGGACCAGCAGGGTGTGGCCTCGGACCTGATCCGGCAGGCCGCCGACCGTTCCGAGTCGGTCGCGTCCTGGCTGGACAACCGGGACCCGGGCTCGCTGCTGGACGAGGTCAAGTCCTTTGCCCGCCAGCGCCCCGGCACCTTCCTGCTCCTCGCGGCAGGCGCGGGCATGCTTGCCGGTCGCCTGGGCCGCAGCCTGCAGGCCGGCGCCCCCGAAACCGGACCCGCGGCCGGCGCCGGATACGCAGGCACCGTGCCGCAGTACCCCGCCCAGCCACCGGTCACTGAAAGCAGCCTCACCGCGGCACCGCTTTATGACGCACCGCAGGCAACCCCCACCACCTATGCAGAAACCGTGTATGGCGAGCCAGCCCGGCCGGGCTTTGACGCGCCGGGCTCTGCAGGGGTTCCGCTGCGCGATCCCGAGGACCCGTACGTTGAGGGTGGGGGTCGTCCCCTGTGAGCAGCCAGATACCCGATACACCTCCCACCCAAGCCCACGCCAAGGCCGACACCACCTCCCTCGGTGACCTCCTCGGTGAGGTCACCCGGGACCTGTCCACCCTGATCCGGCAGGAAATCGAACTCGCCAAGGCCGAACTCAAACAGTCCGGCACCCGTGCGGGCAAGGGCGGCGGCATGCTCGCCGGCGCCGGCGTCGCCGGGCACTTCGTGCTCCTGTTCCTCTCCATCGCCCTCTGGTACGCCCTCGGCGAGCTGGTGGGCCTGGGCTGGTCCGCCGTCGTCGTCGCCGTCATCTGGGGCATCATCGCCGCGATCCTCGCCTCCATCGGACGCAAGGAACTCAAAGCCATCAAAGGCATGCCCCAGACCATGGAGACAGCCAAGGAAATCCCGCCCACCCTCAAACCGAACGGAGACCACCGATGAGTGAGAACCCGGACGCCATCCGCGCCGACATCGAAGCAACCCGCACCCGCCTCGGCACCAACGTGGACGCCGTCGCCGACAAGGTCACCCCCTCCAACATCGTCCACCGCCAAACGGACAAGGTGAAGGACGCCGTCTTCGGAGTAAAGGAGAAAGTCATGGGCACCGCCGAACACGCCACCCACAGCACCTCCGGCAGCCTCCACCACGCCGCACACAGCACCAGCGGCGGGGTCCATCAGGCCACCGACGCCGCCGGGAACGCCATCAGCACCGCCGGCGAAGCAATCGCCGACGCACCCCACCAGGTCGCCGCGAAAACCCAGGGCAACCCCCTCGCCGCCGGGCTGATCGCCTTCGGCGCCGGGCTGCTGGCCTCCTCGCTGATCCCGCCCAGCCAGAAGGAACGCGAAGCCGCCGACGCCCTCAAGACCGCGGCCGAACCGATGACCAGCCAGCTGACCGAAGCGGCCAAGGACATGGCCGAAGGCTGGAAGGAACCCGCCCAGGACGCCATGGAAAACGTCAAGGCCACCGCCACCGACGCCGCCCAGCACGTCAAGGAAGAAGGCCAGACCGCCGCCTCCGACGTCAAAGCAACCGCCACCGACGCCAGGGACCACGTCCAGAACACGTGAGCCGGCATGAGCCTGGCTCATCCCACAGGACCGGAACGCTGGCCAACGCACCGGCTCCTCAGCATCGCTGCCCGTCTGGATGAGCTGCGGATCAACCGCAACCTCACGCACCTGGGCCTGACCAAAGGATCCCTGGACGTGTTGGAATCGGTGGCGGACCTCGAACCTGTCACCGTCTCCGACCTGGCCACCCTGCTCTGTGTAAGCAAACAAAGCCTGGGCAGGGTGGTCCGCCGTCTTCAGGGACTTGGGTTCCTGAGCAGGGAACGCAGCGGGGACCGGCGCTACACGGACATCCGGCTCACGCACGACGGCCGGGAGGTACTGGCCACTGCGGAGGCCCTGGTCCAAGGGCTAACGCAGAGCAGGCCGGATACAGAGTCCGCCCTGCGTCTGGACCTGGAACGCTACATTCGCGACCTGCGGATGTAGCGTTCCAGGTCTGGCCAGCCGTGGCGGAACCGCGATCTTCACTACTTGCTGTCAACCCCACCGAAACCACCCGCTGGCTGCGCCGTTGCCGCCTGCAAGGAGAACCATGAAAAGACCAAAACCGCGCGGTCCCGTCAGCGCTGAGCTCATCGACCTTCTGACCGGGGGGCCAGGAATCGATATGCCAGCACAATCAGAACTGCTGGGGCTCGTCTCCGAAACTGCGAGACTCGCGGACGACATCCTCACTGACGACGATCTCCAGCTCGCACTGTTTTGCCTCTACGAACTGCACTATGGAGGCCTGGAGGGAGTGGATGACGCATGGGAATGGGAGCCTGCGCTAATCGCCGTCCGCCGGCTTCTGGAAGAACCGTTCGAACAGGCCTTGCGCTCCGCCGCGCTCGTGGCCGCAGGGCCCCCGGCAGACGGTAAGAACGCGGCCGCGGAGGGCAAACCGGACAGCGACGCGGTGGCGGACATGCTCTTTGCCCTGGCTGCCCAGGACAGCGGACCCAGCCTCTCGCGTTACGTGGCCAAGAAGGCGACGGCTGAACAGCTGGCGGAGTTCCTCATTCACAAATCCGTCTACCAGCTCAAGGAAGCCGACCCCCACACCTGGGCGATCCCGAGGCTGGCGGGGCGGCCCAAGGCCGCCCTGGTGGAGATCCAGGCGGATGAGTATGGAGGCGGCCGCCCGCACCGGATGCACAGTGCACTGTTCGCCCGGACCATGGATGGACTGGGACTTAACAGTAGCTACGGCAGCTATGTTGACGCTGTTCCTGCCGTGGCCCTCGCCTCGGTGAACATGATGTCCCTGTTCGGCCTCAACCGCCGGCTGCGCGGCGCGATCACGGGCCACCTCGCGATCTACGAGATGACATCGTCCCGCCCCAACCAGCTGTACGGCAGGGGCTTCCGCCGCCACGGCTTCGGCGCCGAGGTCACTGAATACTTCGACGAACACGTGGAAGCCGACGCCGTCCACGAGCAGATCGCCGGCCGGGACCTCGCAGGAGGCCTCGCCGAGGCAGAACCTGAGCTCCTTGAGGACATCCTGTTCGGTGCCACGGCCGCCCTCGCAATCGATGCCAGGCTCACGGCGCACATCGTGGAAGCCTGGCAGGATGGCAGATCCTCGCTGCGCACTTCCTTGACCACGGCATGACAAAAGCGGCACAACCGGGTCCACGTCCGGACACGGAGTACATTCTGCCCCTGCGTTGGACCGAGGATTCCGGGATTGAGGAGCTGGCGGAATACATCTCGAAGCTGGCCACCTGGACCCGGGTAACTGTGGTGGACGGCTCCCCCGCGGAGTTGTTCGCCCGGCACCGGGTGCTGCTCCCGACGTCGGTCCGTCACATCCCACCGAAGGCCAACGACGGCGGCTCCGGGGGCGGCAACGGCAAAGTAGCCGCAGTCCTCACAGCAGTACGCCTCAGCACGGCCGAGCGGCTGGTGATTGCCGACGACGACGTCCGCTACACACGTGAGGGTCTGGCCGCGGCATTCGCCGCCCTTGACGACGCCGAACTGGTCCGCCCGCAGAATTACTTCACTCCGCTGCCCTGGCACGCACGCTGGGACACGTCCAGGACCCTCATCAACCGGGCATTCGGCGGGGACTACCCCGGCACGCTGGCAGTTCGCCGGTCCGCACTGGCAGCCACGGACGGCTATGCGGGCGTGCTCTTCGAGAACCTGGAGCTCATCCGGACCGTCACTGCTGCCGGCGGCCGTGAAAAGCAGCTGCCGGCATTGCTGGTGGCCCGGAGGCCGCCCACTGCCCGCCACTTCTTCAGGCAACGTATCCGGCAGGCCTATGACGACTTTGCGCAGCCCGCACGGCTGCTCGCCGAGCTTGCCGTGCTGCCCCTCCTGGCAGTGGTGCTGGCGCAACGGCGAGTACCGCGTGCCCTTGCGGTCCTCGCACTGACCGGTACCGTCGTCGGCATCGCGGAACGCGGAAGAAGACGCGACGGAGGCAGGGCTGTGTTTCCGCCAAGCACCGCCTGGTTTGCCCCGCTGTGGCTTTTTGAACGGGCAGCGTGCATCTGGATGGCCCTTGCTCTCCGGGCCAGCGGCGGGGTTCCCTATGCGGGCGTCAGGATCAAAACGGCAGCCCATTCCCCGGCCGCGCTCAGGCTCAGGCACCAAGGCAAAATCCGGCCGGTCCAAGGGGCCCACAACCAGAATGGAACACAACATGGATCATGAGACCAAGCAGCCAGGCGACCCCAGCTCGGTGGTGCTCTGCCCGGACGGGCCAATCCTGATCCGGGGCGACTTCGAAATAGTCACCCCGTCCGGCGACCCGGTCCCCCGGCATCGGAACACGGTTGCCCTGTGCCGCTGCGGGGCCTCCGCCATCAAGCCCTACTGCGACGGTTCCCACAAGCTGATCAAGTTCCGCACCGGCATTGCCGGCACAGTGGATGAGGACAGCTGATGTAGTTCCGGCGGATAGGGAGTAGGCTCAAAAATGAAGGCGAATCGATCATCAGCATCCTGCTGGCAGGACTCGGAAGGTCGGTCGACCTGTTCGTCACGTCACTGGCCGTGGAGGCAACCCAAAGTCCACGATCGTTCCCGGACCCTAAATCCGGCCGTAGAAATGGACCGGGCAACCGGCTCCACGTGGATCGGGGCATTTCATGGCCGCTGGCCAGCCGCCGACATCCGGGCGAAATCCCGCACCAACGCTCGAGAAGTTGCAGGACCTACTGCTCGAAAGCCCGGGGTTTGACGCGTTCCTCCTTGAGCTGACCGTTTTCTCGGCGTCGAAGCTCGCAGCACCCGAACCGATGCTGTGTGCGATTTCGGTCGAGCGCGACGGGCGGCCGGCCACCGTGGCCAGCAGCAGCGACACGGCCAAGCAAATGGACGAGAAACAGTACGGGTTCAACGACGGCCCCTGCCTGACGGCCTTAAGGGAAGACCACACCGTTCTGGTCGAAGACCTCAGAACATCCAAGAGATGGCATCGTTACTCACAAGCGGTGACGGGGGAAGGCGTTGTATCAGTCCTTGCCGTTCCAATCGATGCAGGGGCCAACGCAGCGGCGGCCCTGAACTGTTATGCCCTGAGCACGTCCACCTTTGGCACAGCGACCATTGCGGCAGTGGAATCGTACGGCGTGTCTCTGTCCCGCATTCTCCGCCTGGCGCTTCGAGTACACCGCTCCGGGGTGCATCCGGAAGGCTTGCACGGCGCCCTGCAATCAAGGGCAGCAGTAGACGCCGCCCTAAGCCTCGTCATGGCCCAGACCCGCGTCAGCCGTGAGGAAGCAGCCAAACTTCTCCATGAAATGGCGCGGTCCAGCAAACAACAGCTAAGGCAGATCGCGACGGACATCCTCAATGGTGCGGAGCTCCCGGATCGGCAATACCGTGATGGCGAGGCGGACCAGTAGGTCCAAGGCCTGGGTCATAGGACCGGGACTAGTATGGAGAGCACCTGCCGAATAATTCCCCAAAAGGGATGTTCACAACACTGATGACATGTGAGGCCAGCCCGTGACGCGGAAGCACCCAATCGCAGGCGAACTGCCCGAGATCTTCGCCCGGGTTGCGGGGCTGCTGCTCACGGAGCCAGTGGTTGACCGGGCCGTGGCCAACCTGGCTCAAGCGGCCCACGAAAGCCTGCCCGGCAGCGTCGGCGCGGGGGGCACGCTCATCGATGCCCAAGGCCGGCCGACGAGCACGGCCTCCACAAACAGCCTCGTGAAGCAGGCGGACCGCTTACAGTACGACCTCGGAGAGGGACCTTGCCTCACGGCCTGGGCAAGCGCCCAAACCGTGCGGGTAGACGATCTTCGCTGCGACCAGCGCTGGCCGGAATGGGCCGGGGCCAGCGCCCCTCTCGGTTTGTTGTCCTGCATTAGTGTCCCACTCCTGGTGCCCGACGTGACCGGAAGCGGCGCGCTTGAACCCATCGGAGCCCTGAAAGTCTACGCGGACAGGGCACACGCCTTCGATGCACGCAGCGAACAGGTCCTGTCACTCCTTGCTGGACCCGCGGCACTCATCCTGTCCAATCTCCAGACCAGGGAACGCGCCGCACAACTCAGCGAATCACTCAAGGGCGCACTGCATAGCCGGAGCCTCATCGACATGGCCAAGGGCGCCCTCATGGAACGGCTGCAGGTGAATGAAAGGGACGCCTTACAGGTCATGATCAACCGCGCACGCACGGAAAAACTCCTGCTCAGCGTAGTGGCCCTGGGGATTATCGAACCTGCAGCGGACCTCGACCCCGAAGCACCATGACCGCGGAGCGTGATGGAGAGGCGCAAAGAGACCGGACGGCCCACACATTCCGGCGGTCCGACCTTGATGTCGACGAACTGTGGATGCACTACTTCAGCATCGGCGGCGATGCAGGGGCAATGGAGATCGAGGCCTACCTCCACGGCTCATACATGCTGCGCCCGATCCAGCGGGACCTGCTTGACCACGCCATCCATGAACTGGGCGATTCCTTCAGGAACTGAGCCCGGGACTTGGGAGAGCCGGCCCGCGGCTCCCAGGTTAGTCCCGCCGTCGTAAGTCAACGGTGCCGTCGCCCCGGCACCGGCGCCAGCCGCCGTCGGCCCTCAACTCCAGTGCGTCAGCTCCAGGGGCGTCAACGGGGCTGCTGCGACGGATTGTTGGGGACGCCGTGCGACGGCGGATTGATCGCCGGTCCCGATGTTGCCGGGCTGACCTTGGAGCCGGTCTGGCTCTGGCCCACTTCCGGGGTGTCCGGAGCGGAGGAGCCGCTGGGCTGCGCGCCCCCCATTAGGGCCTCCAAACGGTGCTCCAGTATCTGCACCACCGGAAGCCTGTTGCCGTGCGCCCGCTCGTACTCCAGCAGCTGACCCACGCCGCCCTCGTCGAGCCCCGAGATCCGGGACGGCAGGGTTCCGCTGGGGATGTGGTCGTAGTCGGCAAGCGGCAGTTCATCGTGTCCAGGAATATCGTTCATCGAAGCAACCTCCTAAAACAACAGCCTGCACCGCCAACAAGGGACGGCAGGCAATGGTCGGTCCTGTCAAAATAGCAGTGATCGGGCGAGAGCATAAGTCAGCCGCTTCTGATCGCAAGCGCAGCCAGGCCCTGCCTATGGAGCAGCCAGCCGCCAGCGATTAGGAGCAGGCTGACGGCCAGGAACCCCATGTCCCAGACCAGGGGGCCTCCCAGATCGTCCCGGACGTGATGGACCTGGAGCAGCTGGTGATCCACGAGGCCTTCCACCACGTTGAAGATCCCCC
Proteins encoded:
- a CDS encoding GAF and ANTAR domain-containing protein, which codes for MPANLPLADELAALTVRIADLLLTHETVDEAVSALAQALKESVPGALGAGASLMDTRGRRTSTAATDPTILQADQLQYDLRQGPCLTAWAQQATVKMTDSRTDHRWPAWTRAITDLPLRSVISTPLSTPHGAIGALKVYSSIPDGFDSKAIRLIELLARPAALMLANAQARDAAERLSDGLIGALGARDAIGTATGIIMERLHVSHDQALATLISACRRREVPLHELSRDIIDGGEL
- a CDS encoding protein adenylyltransferase SelO, producing the protein MSAAAASTVTLESRFATELAEMAIPWKAEEVPDPRLLVLNEPLAAELGIDPDFLRGPEGLPLLIGNEVPDGATPVAQAYSGHQFGWFAPRLGDGRALLLGEIADVGGRLRDIHLKGSGRTPFARGGDGFAVVGPMLREYVVSEAMHALGIPTTRSLAVVATARSVQRETALPGAVLTRIASSHLRVGSFQYARVAGDIGLLRRLADHAIVRHYPDAAEADNPYLALFAAVISAQASLVAKWMLVGFIHGVMNTDNMAISGETIDYGPCAFMDAFDPATVYSSIDENGRYAYANQPVVAEWNLTRLAEALLPLFDDDEERAVALAQESLGAFRGQYSAAWLAGMKAKLGLDSNIADDVASPLIDELLGLLQEGRVDYTSFFRRLGTAARGQGEPIRTLFPEPDAFPAWAERWRALQPDADKMDRVNPVYVPRNHLVEEALDAATDGDVGPLRRLLEAVTDPYHERPGVERYAEAAPETFGPYRTFCGT
- a CDS encoding GAF and ANTAR domain-containing protein; translation: MGVEARAWDREDVAGRLQELVLESVDVGEFLQELAEYSGAFFSAPHIKVRCAFTVLRRKKAATVASSDAQARMLDEVQLEFGEGPCLAAMAEMCIVHVPDVASEPRWPAYMSAVAGRGVGSILAVPLGLEAETRAALNLFSPRPHGFTGEDISGAEEFAAQASKSLRLALRMARLTEARNDLAAAMQSRTSIDIATGIIMAQNRCSQEAALRVLKTASSLRNLKLRDVAASVAASVGGDSALSTYFDE
- a CDS encoding GlsB/YeaQ/YmgE family stress response membrane protein gives rise to the protein MIGFIIAGLVIGALARLIKPGRQNLGIVATLLLGLAGSVIGGVVASLLGTGDIFELNFLGFIVAVIAAVALIGVAETLAGRRRAPTRRF
- a CDS encoding phage holin family protein, whose product is MSSQIPDTPPTQAHAKADTTSLGDLLGEVTRDLSTLIRQEIELAKAELKQSGTRAGKGGGMLAGAGVAGHFVLLFLSIALWYALGELVGLGWSAVVVAVIWGIIAAILASIGRKELKAIKGMPQTMETAKEIPPTLKPNGDHR
- a CDS encoding DUF3618 domain-containing protein; this translates as MSENPDAIRADIEATRTRLGTNVDAVADKVTPSNIVHRQTDKVKDAVFGVKEKVMGTAEHATHSTSGSLHHAAHSTSGGVHQATDAAGNAISTAGEAIADAPHQVAAKTQGNPLAAGLIAFGAGLLASSLIPPSQKEREAADALKTAAEPMTSQLTEAAKDMAEGWKEPAQDAMENVKATATDAAQHVKEEGQTAASDVKATATDARDHVQNT
- a CDS encoding MarR family winged helix-turn-helix transcriptional regulator; amino-acid sequence: MSLAHPTGPERWPTHRLLSIAARLDELRINRNLTHLGLTKGSLDVLESVADLEPVTVSDLATLLCVSKQSLGRVVRRLQGLGFLSRERSGDRRYTDIRLTHDGREVLATAEALVQGLTQSRPDTESALRLDLERYIRDLRM
- a CDS encoding iron-containing redox enzyme family protein; protein product: MKRPKPRGPVSAELIDLLTGGPGIDMPAQSELLGLVSETARLADDILTDDDLQLALFCLYELHYGGLEGVDDAWEWEPALIAVRRLLEEPFEQALRSAALVAAGPPADGKNAAAEGKPDSDAVADMLFALAAQDSGPSLSRYVAKKATAEQLAEFLIHKSVYQLKEADPHTWAIPRLAGRPKAALVEIQADEYGGGRPHRMHSALFARTMDGLGLNSSYGSYVDAVPAVALASVNMMSLFGLNRRLRGAITGHLAIYEMTSSRPNQLYGRGFRRHGFGAEVTEYFDEHVEADAVHEQIAGRDLAGGLAEAEPELLEDILFGATAALAIDARLTAHIVEAWQDGRSSLRTSLTTA
- a CDS encoding glycosyltransferase family 2 protein, with the protein product MTKAAQPGPRPDTEYILPLRWTEDSGIEELAEYISKLATWTRVTVVDGSPAELFARHRVLLPTSVRHIPPKANDGGSGGGNGKVAAVLTAVRLSTAERLVIADDDVRYTREGLAAAFAALDDAELVRPQNYFTPLPWHARWDTSRTLINRAFGGDYPGTLAVRRSALAATDGYAGVLFENLELIRTVTAAGGREKQLPALLVARRPPTARHFFRQRIRQAYDDFAQPARLLAELAVLPLLAVVLAQRRVPRALAVLALTGTVVGIAERGRRRDGGRAVFPPSTAWFAPLWLFERAACIWMALALRASGGVPYAGVRIKTAAHSPAALRLRHQGKIRPVQGAHNQNGTQHGS
- a CDS encoding CDGSH iron-sulfur domain-containing protein, which gives rise to MDHETKQPGDPSSVVLCPDGPILIRGDFEIVTPSGDPVPRHRNTVALCRCGASAIKPYCDGSHKLIKFRTGIAGTVDEDS
- a CDS encoding GAF and ANTAR domain-containing protein produces the protein MAAGQPPTSGRNPAPTLEKLQDLLLESPGFDAFLLELTVFSASKLAAPEPMLCAISVERDGRPATVASSSDTAKQMDEKQYGFNDGPCLTALREDHTVLVEDLRTSKRWHRYSQAVTGEGVVSVLAVPIDAGANAAAALNCYALSTSTFGTATIAAVESYGVSLSRILRLALRVHRSGVHPEGLHGALQSRAAVDAALSLVMAQTRVSREEAAKLLHEMARSSKQQLRQIATDILNGAELPDRQYRDGEADQ
- a CDS encoding GAF and ANTAR domain-containing protein, with the protein product MTRKHPIAGELPEIFARVAGLLLTEPVVDRAVANLAQAAHESLPGSVGAGGTLIDAQGRPTSTASTNSLVKQADRLQYDLGEGPCLTAWASAQTVRVDDLRCDQRWPEWAGASAPLGLLSCISVPLLVPDVTGSGALEPIGALKVYADRAHAFDARSEQVLSLLAGPAALILSNLQTRERAAQLSESLKGALHSRSLIDMAKGALMERLQVNERDALQVMINRARTEKLLLSVVALGIIEPAADLDPEAP